Proteins from a single region of Pseudorasbora parva isolate DD20220531a chromosome 22, ASM2467924v1, whole genome shotgun sequence:
- the tmem183a gene encoding transmembrane protein 183A, with amino-acid sequence MPKKGNRKRLKFKAGDVCSESVTVADYANADPAIVKSGRVKKAVVNAIEKEVKLLCGLEASQGPVQEVLSSAVGVSNVAHESSDELDSEEGDEIKGSCKKKNKRRKEHSESIDGEEYPIDIWLVLAAYIRPEDVCRFSLICKNAWTATCTAAFWTRLYKRHYNLDADLPDRLRPDSITRMRCLRARVIRSLFHLYEPFSLRVSKSPPLPESTPTTLLNSKCLLFWINKVSGSRSEPMWEFNFKFVKLPTKGKNGCSMGLQFPKQYKDVHTNPDSDCYLLRVTTLNFIFTSVVMGMTLSLFTINVSTDMRHHRVRLEFQDSPVIRGKKLRGEQGVQVVLDPVHSVRLMDWWHPQYPTSSYNY; translated from the exons ATGCCCAAGAAAGGGAACCGAAAACGGCTGAAATTTAAAGCCGGGGATGTTTGCTCGGAGTCAG TAACTGTGGCTGACTATGCCAACGCCGATCCAGCCATCGTGAAGTCGGGAAGAGTTAAAAAGGCTGTTGTTAATGCAATTGAAAAAGAAG tgaAATTACTTTGTGGACTCGAGGCATCTCAGGGTCCTGTGCAGGAAGTGCTCTCGTCTGCAGTCGGTGTGAGTAACGTAGCCCATGAGAGCAGTGACGAACTGGACTCAGAGGAAGGGGATGAAATCAAAGGGTCctgcaaaaagaaaaacaaaagacGCAAAG AACACAGTGAAAGCATAGATGGAGAGGAGTATCCCATTGATATTTGGCTTGTGCTTGCTGCATACATTCGGCCAGAAGACGTCTGCAGATTCTCTTTGATCTGCAAGAATGCTTGGACTGCCACGTGCACAGCTGCATTTTGGACACGACTCTACAAAAG GCACTATAATCTTGATGCAGACCTCCCCGATCGCCTTCGGCCGGATTCAATCACAAGGATGCGCTGTCTTCGTGCCCGTGTGATTCGCTCGCTTTTTCACTTATATGAGCCCTTTAGCTTGCGGGTTTCCAAAAGCCCTCCTCTTCCTGAATCTACACCTACTACACTCCTCAATTCCAAG TGTTTATTGTTTTGGATCAACAAAGTGTCTGGAAGTAGGTCAGAGCCGATGTGGGAATTCAACTTCAAGTTTGTAAAACTG CCAACCAAGGGCAAAAATGGATGTAGTATGGGTCTTCAGTTTCCCAAGCAGTATAAAGATGTTCACACTAATCCAGACTCAGACTGTTATCTACTGCGGGTCACTACCCTCAATTTCATTTTTACTTCTGTTGTGATGGGCATGACGTTGTCTTTG TTCACCATTAATGTGAGCACAGACATGAGGCACCACCGAGTGCGCCTGGAGTTCCAGGATTCACCGGTCATTCGAGGAAAGAAACTTCGGGGTGAACAGGGGGTGCAGGTAGTGCTGGACCCTGTCCACAGCGTGCGCCTCATGGACTGGTGGCACCCTCAGTACCCCACATCTTCATATAATTATTAG